Proteins from a single region of Theobroma cacao cultivar B97-61/B2 chromosome 10, Criollo_cocoa_genome_V2, whole genome shotgun sequence:
- the LOC18586978 gene encoding ABSCISIC ACID-INSENSITIVE 5-like protein 2 isoform X1 — translation MGIQTMVSQGDSGSNGKESQFQQLTRQNSMYSLTLDEVQNQLGDLGKPLSSMNLDELLKNVWTAEANQNYGMETEGTALTNQTALQRQSSLSLTSALSKKTVDEVWRDIQQSKNDGEKKYRERQPTLGEMTLEDFLVKAGVVAEASTDKKGGGSVAGVDLSVAPQFAQQGQWMQYPQPQYQHPQQSLMGVYMSAQPMPQPLTIGATAVMDVSYPDNQVPLPSPLMGTLSDTQASGRKRGAPEDMIEKNVDRRQKRMIKNRESAARSRARKQAYTNELENKVSRLEEENARLKDRKEQEMKLPSAPPPEPKYQLRRTSSAPF, via the exons ATGGGAATTCAAACAATGGTGTCTCAAGGTGATAGCGGTAGTAATGGCAAAGAGTCACAGTTTCAGCAGTTAACGCGGCAAAATTCAATGTATAGTCTCACGCTGGATGAGGTTCAAAATCAGCTGGGTGACTTGGGCAAACCTCTAAGTAGCATGAACCTAGATGAGCTTCTCAAGAATGTATGGACAGCTGAGGCTAACCAGAATTATGGTATGGAAACTGAAGGCACAGCACTGACCAATCAAACTGCTTTGCAGCGTCAGTCGAGTTTGTCACTAACTAGTGCTTTGAGCAAGAAGACAGTTGATGAGGTTTGGAGAGATATTcaacaaagcaaaaatgatggggaaaagaaatatagaGAAAGGCAGCCTACTCTCGGAGAGATGACATTGGAGGATTTCCTTGTGAAAGCAGGAGTTGTTGCTGAAGCTTCTACGGATAAAAAAGGTGGTGGTTCTGTTGCTGGTGTTGATCTAAGTGTTGCACCACAGTTTGCACAGCAAGGTCAGTGGATGCAGTACCCACAACCACAATATCAGCACCCACAACAAAGTTTGATGGGGGTTTATATGTCAGCCCAGCCTATGCCACAGCCTTTAACCATAGGGGCTACTGCTGTAATGGATGTCTCTTACCCAGATAACCAGGTGCCATTGCCTTCACCATTAATGGGAACATTATCAGATACACAGGCATCTGGAAGGAAAAGAGGTGCCCCTGAGgatatgattgaaaaaaatgttgaCAGGAGACAGAAGAGGATGATAAAGAACAGGGAATCTGCGGCACGTTCCCGAGCGAGGAAGCAG GCTTACACTAATGAACTGGAGAACAAAGTTTCACGTCTAGAAGAGGAAAATGCAAGGCTGAAGGACCGGAAG GAGCAAGAGATGAAGCTGCCATCTGCACCACCTCCCGAACCAAAATATCAGCTTCGTAGAACGTCATCAGCCCCATTCTAA
- the LOC18586978 gene encoding ABSCISIC ACID-INSENSITIVE 5-like protein 2 isoform X2: protein MGIQTMVSQGDSGSNGKESQFQQLTRQNSMYSLTLDEVQNQLGDLGKPLSSMNLDELLKNVWTAEANQNYGMETEGTALTNQTALQRQSSLSLTSALSKKTVDEVWRDIQQSKNDGEKKYRERQPTLGEMTLEDFLVKAGVVAEASTDKKGGGSVAGVDLSVAPQFAQQGQWMQYPQPQYQHPQQSLMGVYMSAQPMPQPLTIGATAVMDVSYPDNQVPLPSPLMGTLSDTQASGRKRGAPEDMIEKNVDRRQKRMIKNRESAARSRARKQAYTNELENKVSRLEEENARLKDRKLFLVQLSSILRHYPII, encoded by the exons ATGGGAATTCAAACAATGGTGTCTCAAGGTGATAGCGGTAGTAATGGCAAAGAGTCACAGTTTCAGCAGTTAACGCGGCAAAATTCAATGTATAGTCTCACGCTGGATGAGGTTCAAAATCAGCTGGGTGACTTGGGCAAACCTCTAAGTAGCATGAACCTAGATGAGCTTCTCAAGAATGTATGGACAGCTGAGGCTAACCAGAATTATGGTATGGAAACTGAAGGCACAGCACTGACCAATCAAACTGCTTTGCAGCGTCAGTCGAGTTTGTCACTAACTAGTGCTTTGAGCAAGAAGACAGTTGATGAGGTTTGGAGAGATATTcaacaaagcaaaaatgatggggaaaagaaatatagaGAAAGGCAGCCTACTCTCGGAGAGATGACATTGGAGGATTTCCTTGTGAAAGCAGGAGTTGTTGCTGAAGCTTCTACGGATAAAAAAGGTGGTGGTTCTGTTGCTGGTGTTGATCTAAGTGTTGCACCACAGTTTGCACAGCAAGGTCAGTGGATGCAGTACCCACAACCACAATATCAGCACCCACAACAAAGTTTGATGGGGGTTTATATGTCAGCCCAGCCTATGCCACAGCCTTTAACCATAGGGGCTACTGCTGTAATGGATGTCTCTTACCCAGATAACCAGGTGCCATTGCCTTCACCATTAATGGGAACATTATCAGATACACAGGCATCTGGAAGGAAAAGAGGTGCCCCTGAGgatatgattgaaaaaaatgttgaCAGGAGACAGAAGAGGATGATAAAGAACAGGGAATCTGCGGCACGTTCCCGAGCGAGGAAGCAG GCTTACACTAATGAACTGGAGAACAAAGTTTCACGTCTAGAAGAGGAAAATGCAAGGCTGAAGGACCGGAAG CTGTTCCTCGTACAACTATCCAGCATTCTTCGCCATTACCCTATCATATAA
- the LOC18586979 gene encoding protein SAD1/UNC-84 domain protein 2: protein MSASNVSISATPAAVARRRPVVVGEKKSSIELLTAEPNPNGVNIGDDKAGAAATAGHSRDLSHHSVRGEASKDTVQARKSALGQNSNATLRRTRKGVVNKTEKPRWLTVVSIFIKNLVLLLVLVGLVQIIRRLALKTGEVSGVGTQMELTEFEGRVAEVESFLKTTAKMIQVQVEVVDRKIENEIGGLRRELNERIDDQIGVVESSLKKLEEKSEGLDKSLSELRSSNLLTKEEFDKLYEQLIKEKGENGDNENAVSLSDLGAYAREIVKNEIEKHASDGLARADYALFSGGGKVVRHSEPLLVGKGSNWFLKSSQNGVHRDADKMLKPSFGEPGQCFPLKGSNGFVQIKLRTAIIPEAITLEHVAKSVAYDRSSAPKDCRVSGWQQGRDLDSPVDGYKMFLLAEFTYDLEKSSAQTFDVLDAAGVGIIDTVRLDFSSNHGSPSHTCIYRLRVHGHEPDFVSVVKMQP, encoded by the exons ATGTCGGCATCTAACGTCTCCATCTCTGCCACCCCCGCGGCGGTGGCTCGTCGTCGGCCGGTTGTCGTCGGCGAGAAGAAGTCGAGCATCGAATTATTGACCGCCGAACCGAACCCTAATGGAGTTAACATTGGGGATGATAAAGCAGGTGCGGCAGCCACTGCCGGTCACAGCAGAGATCTGAGCCACCATTCCGTCCGTGGCGAGGCGTCGAAGGACACGGTGCAAGCGAGAAAATCCGCTCTGGGTCAAAACTCGAACGCTACGCTGCGGCGGACACGGAAAGGAGTGGTCAACAAGACTGAGAAACCCCGGTGGTTGACTGTTGTTAGTATCTTTATTAAGAATTTAGTGCTTTTGCTTGTTTTGGTTGGGTTAGTTCAGATTATTAGGAGATTGGCTTTGAAAACTGGGGAGGTTAGTGGGGTTGGGACACAGATGGAATTAACTGAATTTGAGGGCAGGGTTGCTGAAGTTGAGAGTTTTTTGAAGACTACGGCGAAAATGATTCAGGTTCAGGTAGAGGTTGTTGATcggaaaattgaaaatgaaatcGGTGGGTTAAGGAGAGAATTGAATGAGAGAATTGATGATCAAATTGGGGTAGTGGAGAGTTCATTGaaaaaattggaagaaaagagtGAGGGATTGGATAAGTCCTTGAGTGAATTGAGGAGTTCGAATTTGTTGACAAAGGAAGAGTTTGACAAGTTGTATGAGCAACTGATAAAAGAGAAGGGTGAAAATGGTGATAATGAAAATGCAGTGAGTTTGAGTGATCTAGGAGCCTATGCAAGAGAGATTGTTAAGAATGAGATTGAGAAGCATGCCTCAGATGGGCTTGCGAGGGCTGATTATGCTCTGTTTTCGGGTGGGGGAAAGGTTGTTAGGCATTCTGAGCCCTTACTTGTTGGAAAGGGTAGCAACTGGTTTTTGAAAAGTAGTCAAAATGGGGTTCATCGTGATGCAGACAAGATGTTGAAGCCAAGTTTTGGAGAGCCAGGACAGTGCTTTCCGTTGAAAGGAAGCAATGGGTTTGTTCAGATCAAACTCCGCACAGCTATTATTCCAGAGGCTATTACTTTGGAACATGTTGCCAAG AGTGTGGCTTATGATAGATCCAGTGCACCCAAGGACTGCCGTGTCTCTGGCTGGCAGCAAGGTCGTGATCTTGATTCACCAGTTGATGGCTATAAGATGTTTCTTTTGGCAGAATTCACGTATGACCTTGAGAAGAGTAGTGCGCAGACCTTTGATGTATTGGATGCAGCAGGTGTTGGCATTATTGATACGGTCAGGCTGGATTTCTCTTCCAACCATGGAAGCCCCTCGCATACCTGCATTTACCGTTTGAGGGTGCATGGTCATGAGCCTGATTTTGTTTCAGTGGTGAAAATGCAGCCTTGA